A genomic region of Raphanus sativus cultivar WK10039 chromosome 6, ASM80110v3, whole genome shotgun sequence contains the following coding sequences:
- the LOC108812072 gene encoding scarecrow-like protein 34 isoform X2 yields MDPNLSLNGFEYLDESLFLDSSLDFDRNPSTFFLSDPLLQPDENDSSNTLLRYVNQILMEESAGDKQSMFYDSLALRKTEEMLQQVITDSKAHRGSVVTTSSDASGSISSSRGPVNEIVVKSMFSDAESDLQFRRGLEEARKFLPNSDQWVFNLERPLVESDLSRVKKSHEREVLDLEEVRSSKQSATNVEDVEVTDMFDKVLLLDGECDPQTLSTQQTLSNNKTKSKTKKAKKKKKSQVIDFRTLLTHCAQAISTGDKTTALDLLLQIRQDSSPLGDASQRLAHCFANALEARLRGNTGPVIQTYYNVITSVKETASDILKAYRVYLSSSPFVTLMYFFSFRMILDAAKDAEVLHVVDFGILYGFQWPMFIQYLSGRKDVPRKLRITGIELPQRGLRPAERIEETGRRLAEYCKRFNVPFEYKAIASQHWETIRIDEFDIRPGEVLAVNAGLRLKTLQDETGGEETCPRDAVLKLIRKMNPDVFVHAIVNGSFNAPFFISRFKEAVYHYYALFDMFDSTLPRDNQERVRFEREFYGREAMNVIACEEGDRVERPETYRQWQVRMVRAGFKQKPVKAEMVELFREKLKKWRYHKDFVVDENSKWLLQGWKGRTLYASSCWVPA; encoded by the coding sequence ATGGATCCAAACCTCTCTCTCAACGGCTTCGAGTATTTGGACGAGAGTCTCTTTCTCGATTCGTCGCTTGATTTCGATCGAAACCCTAGCACCTTCTTCCTATCCGATCCTCTTCTCCAACCCGATGAGAACGACTCGTCCAACACTCTTCTCAGATACGTGAATCAGATCCTCATGGAAGAGAGCGCCGGGGACAAACAGTCCATGTTCTACGATTCACTAGCGTTACGGAAAACAGAAGAGATGTTGCAGCAAGTCATCACCGATTCCAAAGCTCATCGTGGCTCGGTGGTTACTACTAGTAGTGATGCAAGCGGGAGCATATCCAGTAGTCGAGGGCCTGTGAATGAGATTGTTGTCAAGAGTATGTTTAGTGACGCAGAGTCGGATTTGCAGTTCAGGAGAGGGCTCGAGGAAGCTAGGAAGTTCCTTCCCAACAGCGACCAATGGGTTTTCAATCTCGAAAGACCTCTTGTTGAGTCAGATCTCTCGAGAGTTAAGAAGAGTCACGAGAGAGAAGTTCTTGATCTCGAGGAAGTTAGGAGCAGTAAGCAGTCCGCTACTAATGTTGAAGATGTAGAAGTGACTGATATGTTCGATAAGGTTCTCCTTCTCGACGGTGAATGCGATCCGCAAACACTGTCGACTCAACAAACACTTAGTAATAACAAGACAAAGAGCAAGACCAAGaaggcaaagaagaagaagaagagtcagGTTATTGATTTCCGCACGCTTCTCACACACTGCGCGCAAGCTATCTCCACGGGGGACAAAACCACGGCTCTCGATCTGCTTTTACAGATAAGGCAGGACTCTTCTCCTCTGGGAGACGCGTCGCAGAGACTCGCTCACTGTTTCGCAAACGCGCTCGAGGCGCGTCTGCGAGGAAACACGGGTCCTGTGATCCAGACTTACTACAACGTCATCACCTCGGTGAAAGAGACGGCTTCGGATATACTGAAAGCGTACAGAGTGTACCTCTCTTCGTCTCCTTTCGTGACCTTGATGTACTTCTTCTCCTTCAGGATGATCCTCGACGCGGCTAAAGACGCCGAGGTTCTCCACGTGGTCGACTTCGGGATCCTCTACGGGTTTCAGTGGCCTATGTTTATACAGTACTTGTCCGGGCGAAAAGACGTGCCGAGGAAGTTACGGATCACCGGTATAGAGCTGCCTCAGCGAGGGCTGCGTCCTGCTGAGCGTATAGAGGAGACGGGGAGGAGGTTGGCTGAGTACTGCAAACGGTTTAACGTGCCGTTTGAGTACAAAGCTATAGCGTCTCAGCACTGGGAAACCATACGGATCGACGAGTTTGACATCAGACCGGGGGAGGTTTTAGCGGTTAACGCCGGTCTGAGGCTCAAGACTCTTCAGGACGAGACGGGTGGTGAAGAGACGTGTCCGAGGGACGCGGTTCTGAAGCTGATAAGGAAGATGAACCCAGACGTATTCGTCCACGCCATCGTGAACGGTTCGTTCAACGCGCCGTTCTTCATATCCCGGTTTAAAGAAGCGGTTTACCATTACTACGCGCTGTTCGATATGTTTGATTCGACGCTGCCGAGGGATAACCAGGAGAGGGTCAGGTTCGAGAGGGAGTTTTACGGGAGGGAGGCGATGAATGTGATAGCGTGCGAGGAAGGGGATAGGGTGGAGAGGCCTGAGACGTATAGGCAGTGGCAGGTGAGGATGGTTAGGGCAGGGTTTAAGCAGAAACCGGTTAAGGCTGAGATGGTTGAGTTGTTTAGGGAGAAGCTGAAGAAGTGGAGGTATCATAaagattttgtggttgatgagaATAGTAAATGGTTGTTGCAAGGCTGGAAAGGTCGGACTCTTTATGCTTCTTCTTGTTGGGTTCCTGCTTAG
- the LOC108812070 gene encoding ATP-dependent zinc metalloprotease FTSH 3, mitochondrial, which yields MTMFFSKLGRSSISRTRGFLYGGGGGGVRSGRLIAPPPTSVNQAEGGGLGLLSRHFASLTGRKGLVDNDLIGVFANPRLRRFFSDEAPKKKNYENYFPKAPKQEPKSDQKSESKEGSDKNENENLGDMFANRFQNLLIPLLALAIFLSSFSFGSGDQQQISFQEFKNKLLEPGLVDHIDVSNKSVAKVYVRSTPRDQQTTTQDVVIQGNGNAQGIPVKRTGGQYKYYFSIGSVDSFEEKLEEAQEALGIDPHQFVPVTYTTEMVWFQEFLRFAPTLLLLGTLVYGARRMQGGLGGLGGTGGKNGRGIFNIGKATITRADKNSKNKIYFKDVAGCDEAKQEIMEFVHFLKNPKKYEDLGAKIPKGALLVGPPGTGKTLLAKATAGESGVPFLSISGSDFMEMFVGVGPSRVRNLFQEARQAAPSIIFIDEIDAIGRARGRGGLGGNDERESTLNQLLVEMDGFGTTAGVVVLAGTNRPDILDKALLRPGRFDRQITIDKPDIKGRDQIFQIYLKKIKLDHEPSYYSQRLAALTPGFAGADIANVCNEAALIAARHEGATVTMAHFESAIDRVIGGLEKKNRVISKLERRTVAYHESGHAVAGWFLEHAEPLLKVTIVPRGTAALGFAQYVPNENLLMTKEQLFDMTCMTLGGRAAEQVLIGKISTGAQNDLEKVTKMTYAQVAVYGFSDKVGLLSFPPRDDGYDFNKPYSNKTGAIIDEEVREWVGKAYEKTVELIETHKEKVAEIAELLLEKEVLHQDDLLKVLGERPFKPAEVTNYDRFKSGFEESEESSTTTPVVDEGAPPPLEPQVVPT from the exons ATGACGATGTTCTTCTCCAAGCTCGGTCGCTCCTCCATCTCTCGAACAAGG GGGTTTTTgtacggtggtggtggtggtggtgtgaGATCGGGGAGGCTGATTGCTCCGCCGCCGACGTCGGTGAATCAAGCGGAAGGTGGTGGATTAGGGTTGTTGAGTCGGCACTTTGCTTCGTTAACTGGTAGAAAGGGGCTCGTCGATAATGATTTGATTGGTGTTTTCGCTAATCCAAGACTTCGTCGGTTCTTCTCCGACGAAGCTCCCAAGAAGAAGA ATTATGAGAACTACTTTCCGAAAGCTCCAAAGCAAGAACCAAAGAGTGATCAGAAATCTGAATCTAAag AGGGTTCAGACAAGAACGAAAACGAGAACCTGGGAGATATGTTTGCCAATCGATTCCAGAATTTGCTAATTCCACTTCTGGCTCTTGCTAttttcctttcttctttctcctttgGCTCTGGAGACCAGCAACAG ATTAGTTTCCAGGAGTTCAAAAACAAGCTTCTCGAGCCTGGTCTAGTCGACCACATAGACGTCTCAAACAAATCAGTAGCCAAAGTCTACGTGAGAAGCACACCGAGAGACCAACAAACAACAACACAAGACGTTGTTATCCAAGGAAACGGCAACGCCCAAGGCATCCCTGTCAAGAGAACCGGTGGCCAGTACAAGTACTACTTCAGCATCGGTAGCGTCGACTCTTTCGAGGAGAAACTCGAAGAAGCTCAAGAAGCCTTAGGCATCGATCCTCACCAGTTCGTTCCCGTCACGTACACCACCGAAATGGTCTGGTTCCAAGAGTTTCTCCGGTTCGCACCGACTCTACTCCTCTTGGGCACTCTCGTCTACGGAGCCAGGAGGATGCAAGGCGGGTTAGGAGGTCTAGGAGGAACCGGAGGAAAGAACGGCCGTGGAATCTTCAACATAGGCAAAGCCACGATAACGAGAGCTGACAAAAACTCCAAGAACAAGATTTACTTCAAGGACGTGGCTGGATGCGACGAGGCTAAACAAGAGATCATGGAGTTTGTGCATTTcctcaaaaaccctaaaaaatacGAAGACTTGGGTGCCAAGATACCTAAAGGAGCTCTCTTAGTCGGTCCTCCCGGAACGGGAAAGACCCTTTTAGCCAAAGCTACAGCTGGAGAATCAGGCGTGCCGTTTCTCTCCATCTCCGGTTCAGACTTCATGGAGATGTTCGTCGGTGTTGGACCTTCCAGGGTGAGAAACCTGTTCCAAGAAGCTAGACAAGCTGCGCCGAGCATCATCTTTATAGACGAGATCGACGCCATCGGTAGAGCGAGAGGACGTGGAGGGTTAGGCGGTAACGACGAGCGCGAGAGCACTTTGAACCAGCTTCTCGTCGAGATGGATGGATTTGGAACAACAGCTGGAGTTGTGGTTCTCGCTGGGACCAACAGACCGGATATTCTTGATAAAGCTTTGTTACGTCCCGGCCGGTTCGATCGTCAGATAACCATTGATAAACCGGATATCAAGGGGCGTGATCAGATATTCCAGATTTACTTGAAGAAGATCAAACTCGACCACGAGCCTTCTTATTACTCTCAGAGACTTGCTGCTCTCACTCCTGGTTTCGCCGGTGCTGACATTGCTAATGTCTGTAACGAAGCGGCTCTTATTGCCGCTAGACACGAAGGAGCTACCGTCACAATGGCACACTTTGAATCTGCTATTGATCGTGTTATCGGTGGTCTTGAGAAGAAGAAcaga GTGATAAGTAAGCTGGAGCGTCGTACAGTTGCGTATCATGAATCTGGTCACGCCGTTGCTGGTTGGTTCCTGGAACACGCGGAGCCATTGCTGAAGGTGACCATCGTGCCACGTGGAACAGCTGCGCTCGGTTTTGCTCAGTACGTTCCTAATGAAAACCTTCTCATGACCAAAGAACAGCTCTTTGACATGACTTGCATGACTCTAGGTGGCCGTGCAGCCGAGCAG GTATTGATAGGAAAGATCTCAACGGGTGCACAAAACGATCTAGAGAAAGTTACAAAGATGACGTACGCGCAAGTAGCTGTCTACGGTTTCAGCGACAAGGTCGGACTCCTCTCGTTTCCGCCGAGGGATGATGGATACGACTTCAACAAACCGTACAGCAACAAGACGGGCGCGATCATAGACGAGGAAGTGAGGGAATGGGTGGGGAAAGCTTACGAGAAGACGGTGGAGCTGATAGAGACGCACAAGGAGAAAGTGGCTGAGATCGCCGAGCTTCTGCTGGAGAAGGAAGTGCTGCATCAGGATGATCTTTTGAAAGTTTTGGGTGAGCGTCCGTTTAAACCGGCTGAGGTGACTAACTATGACCGGTTCAAGTCCGGGTTTGAAGAGAGTGAGGAGTCCTCCACAACGACGCCTGTGGTGGATGAAGGAGCTCCCCCGCCGCTTGAGCCTCAGGTGGTTCCTACGTAG
- the LOC108807352 gene encoding abscisic acid 8'-hydroxylase 2 isoform X1 codes for MQIMLPSSSNFLSSVYAVESSLVTTVTTSVVVALLVVLFQWRLHRKKHKRKLPPGSMGWPYIGETLRLYTENPNSFFATRQNKYGDIFKTHILGCPCVMISSPEAARMVLVSKAHMFKPTYPTSKERMIGPEALFFHQGPYHSTLKRLVQSSFMPSALRPTVSHIELLVLQILSSWTSQKSINTLEHMKRYAFDVAIMSAFGDKEEATEIGSIKLLYQSLEKGYNSMPLDLPGTLFHKSMKARRELSEELRRLIEKRRESRRQGGGLLGVLLGAKDQKHNGLSDSQIADNIIGVIFAATDTTASVLTWLLKYLHDHPNLLQEVSMEQVCIRQKIKEENRRISWEDTRKMPLTTRVIQETLRAASVLSFTFREAVQDVEYDGYLIPKGWKVLPLFRRIHHSSDFFPEPEKFDPSRFEVAPKPYTFMPFGNGVHSCPGSELAKLEMIILLHHLTTSFRWEVEGGEEGIQYGPFPVPKKGLPIRVTPFKPKA; via the exons ATGCAAATTATGTTACCATCATCCTCAAATTTTCTCTCTTCTGTTTATGCTGTTGAATCATCACTAGTGACCACAGTAACTACTAGTGTGGTAGTAGCGTTGCTAGTGGTGTTATTTCAATGGCGGTTGCACCGGAAAAAGCATAAACGGAAGCTACCTCCCGGTTCCATGGGTTGGCCTTACATAGGAGAGACACTCCGCCTCTACACAGAGAATCCCAATTCCTTCTTCGCCACCCGCCAAAACAA ATACGGAGACATATTCAAGACGCACATATTGGGATGTCCATGTGTGATGATAAGCAGTCCAGAGGCGGCTCGAATGGTATTAGTAAGCAAAGCACATATGTTCAAGCCAACTTATCCTACTAGCAAAGAGCGTATGATTGGACCAGAGGCTCTCTTCTTCCACCAAGGTCCTTACCATTCCACACTTAAGCGGCTCGTTCAATCTTCTTTCATGCCTTCTGCTCTCCGACCAACCGTCTCTCACATCGAGCTCCTCGTCTTACAAATCCTCTCTTCATGGACATCCCAAAAGTCCATCAACACCCTTGAACACATGAAACGA TATGCATTCGATGTGGCGATCATGTCAGCGTTTGGGGATAAAGAGGAGGCCACTGAAATTGGATCTATTAAGCTTCTCTATCAAAGTCTCGAAAAGGGGTACAACTCCATGCCTCTCGACCTACCTGGCACACTTTTTCATAAATCCATGAAG gCAAGGAGGGAATTAAGCGAGGAACTAAGGAGACTGatagaaaagagaagagaaagtaGGAGACAAGGAGGAGGACTATTGGGAGTACTTCTAGGCGCCAAGGATCAGAAACACAACGGTTTAAGCGATTCACAGATCGCTGACAACATCATTGGCGTTATCTTTGCCGCCACTGACACCACCGCTTCTGTCTTAACTTGGCTTCTCAAGTACTTACACGACCACCCAAATCTCCTCCAAGAAGTCTCA atgGAACAAGTCTGCATTCGACAGAAAATAAAGGAAGAAAACAGAAGAATCTCGTGGGAGGATACGAGAAAAATGCCACTGACCACAAGG GTGATTCAAGAGACACTAAGAGCAGCAAGTGTATTGTCATTTACGTTTAGAGAAGCTGTACAAGACGTCGAATATGATGGCTACTTGATCCCAAAAGGTTGGAAGGTTCTTCCTCTTTTCCGACGGATCCACCACTCTTCTGATTTTTTCCCTGAACCCGAAAAATTTGATCCATCAAGATTCGAG GTGGCACCGAAACCTTACACGTTCATGCCATTTGGGAATGGCGTGCACTCATGCCCGGGAAGTGAGCTGGCTAAACTTGAGATGATTATCCTACTTCACCACCTCACTACCTCTTTCAg ATGGGAAGTGGAAGGAGGCGAGGAAGGGATACAATATGGTCCTTTCCCTGTACCCAAGAAGGGTTTACCCATAAGAGTGACTCCATTTAAGCCTAAGGCATAA
- the LOC108807352 gene encoding abscisic acid 8'-hydroxylase 2 isoform X2, translating into MISSPEAARMVLVSKAHMFKPTYPTSKERMIGPEALFFHQGPYHSTLKRLVQSSFMPSALRPTVSHIELLVLQILSSWTSQKSINTLEHMKRYAFDVAIMSAFGDKEEATEIGSIKLLYQSLEKGYNSMPLDLPGTLFHKSMKARRELSEELRRLIEKRRESRRQGGGLLGVLLGAKDQKHNGLSDSQIADNIIGVIFAATDTTASVLTWLLKYLHDHPNLLQEVSMEQVCIRQKIKEENRRISWEDTRKMPLTTRVIQETLRAASVLSFTFREAVQDVEYDGYLIPKGWKVLPLFRRIHHSSDFFPEPEKFDPSRFEVAPKPYTFMPFGNGVHSCPGSELAKLEMIILLHHLTTSFRWEVEGGEEGIQYGPFPVPKKGLPIRVTPFKPKA; encoded by the exons ATGATAAGCAGTCCAGAGGCGGCTCGAATGGTATTAGTAAGCAAAGCACATATGTTCAAGCCAACTTATCCTACTAGCAAAGAGCGTATGATTGGACCAGAGGCTCTCTTCTTCCACCAAGGTCCTTACCATTCCACACTTAAGCGGCTCGTTCAATCTTCTTTCATGCCTTCTGCTCTCCGACCAACCGTCTCTCACATCGAGCTCCTCGTCTTACAAATCCTCTCTTCATGGACATCCCAAAAGTCCATCAACACCCTTGAACACATGAAACGA TATGCATTCGATGTGGCGATCATGTCAGCGTTTGGGGATAAAGAGGAGGCCACTGAAATTGGATCTATTAAGCTTCTCTATCAAAGTCTCGAAAAGGGGTACAACTCCATGCCTCTCGACCTACCTGGCACACTTTTTCATAAATCCATGAAG gCAAGGAGGGAATTAAGCGAGGAACTAAGGAGACTGatagaaaagagaagagaaagtaGGAGACAAGGAGGAGGACTATTGGGAGTACTTCTAGGCGCCAAGGATCAGAAACACAACGGTTTAAGCGATTCACAGATCGCTGACAACATCATTGGCGTTATCTTTGCCGCCACTGACACCACCGCTTCTGTCTTAACTTGGCTTCTCAAGTACTTACACGACCACCCAAATCTCCTCCAAGAAGTCTCA atgGAACAAGTCTGCATTCGACAGAAAATAAAGGAAGAAAACAGAAGAATCTCGTGGGAGGATACGAGAAAAATGCCACTGACCACAAGG GTGATTCAAGAGACACTAAGAGCAGCAAGTGTATTGTCATTTACGTTTAGAGAAGCTGTACAAGACGTCGAATATGATGGCTACTTGATCCCAAAAGGTTGGAAGGTTCTTCCTCTTTTCCGACGGATCCACCACTCTTCTGATTTTTTCCCTGAACCCGAAAAATTTGATCCATCAAGATTCGAG GTGGCACCGAAACCTTACACGTTCATGCCATTTGGGAATGGCGTGCACTCATGCCCGGGAAGTGAGCTGGCTAAACTTGAGATGATTATCCTACTTCACCACCTCACTACCTCTTTCAg ATGGGAAGTGGAAGGAGGCGAGGAAGGGATACAATATGGTCCTTTCCCTGTACCCAAGAAGGGTTTACCCATAAGAGTGACTCCATTTAAGCCTAAGGCATAA